The Kineothrix sp. IPX-CK genomic interval TATCTCAGAATGCTACTGCCTCCCAGAATGGTGAATTCGCTTATGATCCCGCTGCGAAAGAAATCACTTTCTTCGCCGGAGATTTGAAGAATGGCGAGGAAGTTGTGGCTTTCTATGATGTAGAGGTAGAATCGGCAAAGATTTCCAATGATTCCGAAAAATATGGCAAAACGCTGAAGCTTTATATCGATATTACAGCTCAGGACAATTGCGATAACGTATACCACGGACAGTTTATTATCCAGAGAGCTGATTTTAACGGAACATTCGATTTGGCAATCGGCACAGAGCCTACCACTCAGGCATTTGAAGCCGAATCTCTCGCAGGCGGATGCACCGGTTCTTCCAATCTTTGGGACTTAATCATCTTTCAGTAAAGCTTCTTAAACGAGGTATGAAATTGTTAAATAAAATACAAAAACCATGCAGGATATGCGGAAAATTATACACACCATGCCATAATTGTGAAAGTGACTCTTCCGCTTTTCATTGGAGAACGGTAGCCTGCTCAAAGGAATGCGCCTTGGCATATTTTTCTAAAGTGGAAAAAGCAAGGGCAGATGAAATAAACTAAAATCTGAGTACAGACAAGACTGGAAAACGGGGATGTAAAGATCTAATTTGTGAAAATTCGATTTTATGTCCCCGTTTTTTATAACATTCTGCCTATACACAAGGCATTTGCATGGGAATATATTTCCTAAGAAGAAAGGATAAGATATGATCAAATATTTTAAAATGAAGAAGAAAGAAATCGAGTTGAAAACATTGCTTTATAGCTATGCTCTAAATTTTGTGAAAGAAAAAGAGGACATCCTCAAGGTATTTGTTAATCTGGTAACAGCTTTAAAGGATGTACCCCCGGAAGAGCTGCAGGAAAAGCTTATCGAGCAGATTGTAAGTAATATGGAACGGAGTAAGGAATGACTTGCTTTTATTTACAGTAGACATTTCCTTACAGTATAGAGAGGCGTCGCATGAGCAAAAATGATAATAAAATTGATGTCAGTATACAAATTACTGACTCTCAGGAAACAATACAAAAAAAATTAAGCAAAGCCGCAAGAAACTTAAAAATAGAAGCATCCCTGGGCGAAAACAGCAAAGAGAAGTCTTCCATGCTATCAAAGTGGCTCAATATGACCAAAATAATAAAAGTTGCCGACATAGCTATCAAAAGCATGGCGAATCAGGTCATAAAATTAAATACGGCCGAAACCGATCTTGCCATGGCCGCCAATATGACCAAACCGCAAATGACGGCTTTAATCTCTTCCTATTCAAAGCTGGGCGCTGAACTGAAAGCCACCGTAACCGATATTACCCAGCTAGGAACGGAATGGCTAAAGCACGGTAAAACCGTAGCCGAAACCACCACTCTTATTAAAGATGCTATGGTACTATCTAAAATAGGAAATTTATCTTCTGCTGAAAGCACTAAATATCTTGCTTCCATTATGGACGGTTATAAAATTTCCGCCGAAGGCGCGATGAACATTGTAGATAAATTATCTTCCGTTGACGTGGCCTCCGGCGCAAATATCGGCGGACTTGCCGCAGGCATTAGCGAGGTGGCAAAAAACGCAGACTCGGCAGGTATATCATTCGATAAGCTCATCGGGTATTTTGCCGCTGTCGGAGATAGTTCCCAGGCAGCAACGACAAATCTAAGCGGTTCCATTAATGCTGTATTATCCCGAATGGAAAATATCGAGCTTTCCAAATTGGAGGATTATGAAAATAATGGAGAAAGTCTATCTGGAATTGAAGCAGTTCTTGGCAAAGAAAACATATCATTAAGAGATTCCTCCGATTCCTTCAGAGATTTAGGCGAAGTCTTGGATGAGGTAGGCTCTAAATGGAATTCCTACTCGGAAGCTTCTCAAAGTGCTGTCGCCGGTGCCTTTGCCGGCAGCGAACATTCTGACAACTTTGCAATTCTCATGGGAAATTACGATAACGCAATGAAATATGCGGAAATCTCCTTGGATTCATCGGGGCAGGCCATGGAGAAATTTTCCGTTTATCAAGAGTCTCTCACAAGCAAAACGGAAGAATTTAAGAACGCATTTATCGGCCTTTCAACAACTGTACTCGATTCAGATTTTTTAAAGGACATTATCGAATCCGGTACATCTCTAATAAATATTTTTGATGCAAATATAGGAAAACTAGGTGTTATTCCAACGCTATCGGCAGGTATCGGCGCCGCATTAAGCATTAAAAACGTCGGTGGGGCCAGAATGTTTGCCCTCAAAATTTAAATATGCACGACAGTATGGATGTTCTTTTGGATACAAAAGTTTCTACCATACACTTTATGAAATACATAAAGGTAAACGGCTTATATGGTCTGAATAGATAATAGGTAAAAATAGCCTATTCTGGGAAGCACGTCAACCTCATACTACTCTCCTGTTATGGCGACATATCAGGCTATAGTAACAATGTATGAGCTCGTGTGGTCAGCAGGGAAGCACACTCTCGCAGGTGAACCCCCACTGTAATAACATAGCCGGAATCATTTAGCAGCAACGTTTGTGATTCAATAGATATTCGGGACTACGCTGAGCAGCACAGTGAAATTATTAGACAAAGACTTATCCTTTATCTTTGCTGCATGTTTGGCACTCACGCCATTTGAGTGTTTTATGATAAGAAATGGCAATTTATAATTTTATTTTTATTTGAGAGTCAGAGTCCGTACAATGGGACTCATCTTTTGTTATACTTTTTATATAGAGCTCTATAAGTTTTGATTTTCGCGCGATTGGAACTTATTTAACTAATTATAGAAAGAAGGGGTATGCATATGAACATCGTTTATAAATCATATTTAAAATTAATCGTAGTTAAGGTTGATCATTTTAACTCCGAGATTATTGATGAAAGGAACTTTGGATGTGATGAAGAGAGTAAAATCAATGAGTTTAAGGACAAGTATATCAGAAATGATAATTATACTATATTAAGTATTGATATGTAGCATGATACTAAAGTGCTGCTTCGGTAATTCAATTTCATAGTCAACTTATACTTCATAAGGAATAAAATTAAAAGCTGTGGTCCTCTGCGGCCACAGCTGGTTTTGTTTATGGTATGATTTGATATATTAAAAATCGGCCCCGCAGTTATTACAATGAAATTGCTTGCCGATTTTCTTGCTGGCAAGTCCCCATAATTCGGTAGACACCGCACGATTAAATAATCCAATTTTTCTTACATTAGAAGAGCCACAATAAGAACAATTTACGGTTCTATTCTGCTCTTCCAATATTGCCCTGCCAATAGCGCGCTTAGCGTCCAATTCAGCTGATTGTTTTGAAAGTATCTCGTCCCTATGGTCGAAAAGGTATTGGTCATATTCTAGAGATGTTTTGACGAGTTCTTCACGAAGAAGATCTTCTGATAAATCGTTTTTTATCATAAAATCAAGTTCATCATCTAAATACTTTTGTGGTACAGTAAACATTATTGATTTACAACAATCACATATTTGCCGTTTTTCAGAAAAAACTTCATGTGCTATTCTACCACACTTTTTACAATAGTATAATGCCATAATTCTCCCCATATACATATTAATTTTTATATATCTTATCATAAAAAATAATAATAAACAAGCATTCAACTTAATTGTATATACAGATTCCAAACGTCTGTATTTCAACTATAGTACGATATTTAATACATTTGAAAGCAATATCGATAAATGGACATCAAAAGTAGGCATACTGGGAACTTCATTCGATGATTTTGGAAACCGTTTTAAGAAAATGACTGATGAATTATTATTAACTAATAATTATACTCTTTCTAGTATTGCAAATATGTGGAAAAATACAGGTAGTAAAAAAGATTTATCCAGTAAATTCATTGTTACACAAAATGATATACAAGATAAATTAATAAAAGTGGATGAATTATATAAGCCACTAAACAATTTTGACGCAAATAGTATATTATCACAATTACAAAAAATAGATATGCAAGTTCAAAAAGGAAAAAGAACTTGGCATAATTATTTTAATGGTTTTAAAGAAGATGAAAGATGGCAAATTGATTTTGTCAAAAATACAGTTCTTCAGACAGCAAGCACAGAAGATGTAATAAAAGCACAAAATGCAGCTCGTGACTCTGATATCAAATATAACAATAGTTTAAAGCAGATGACACTTAGTGCAAGAAGGGCTTCTATAAGTAAGGTGAGAATTATGGCTTATACACAAAAAAACTATACATACAATGACAAGCTAAGCACTGATGAAAATCTGTTATTGGACAAACTATTTAAACTCCGCCTGTCCCACATGTCGGAGGCATTGGAGAAGCAGTTCCTTAACCCCAACACGGCACTCGAGGACTTTCATACCCGTATATCTGAGATTATTCACTATGAATGGGATCAGCGTCAGAACACAAAGTTCAACAAGCTACTTAAGAAAGCGTCCTTGAAATATCCGACTGCAGACTTTGATTCTGGTCTTTACGAATCAGATCGTATGCTGGATACTCACACCATTGAGTTACTACAAAAATGTGAATGGATTGACGAACCTAAAAATCTATTGATTACTGGTAGCGCTGGGGCAGGCAAAACTTATATCGCGAATGCACTATGCATTACCGCTTTACAACAGCTACGAACAGTAAAATATATCAGAGCCAATGCACTTCTTCTAGAAAGTGAAAAGGCACGTCAACTTGGTCATGCCTACGATTATACAAATCAGATGGCAGCTTATGACTTGCTGGTAATTGATGATTTCGGTCTTATGGAACTAAGCATGGATAAGTGCCGTGACCTCTTTGAAATCATTGAAACAAGAGATTGTAAAAAGGCAACAATGATTGTATCTCAGCTTCCCGTCATCAAGTGGTGGGACCTCTTCAAAGATAACACCTATGCGGATGCCTGCTTAAGCAGGATGACATCTAAGGCGTACCGCCTTGAGTGCAATGGAAGAGACATGAGAAAGTAACAAAATCTACAACGTGCAGTTTGAAGCGGAATAGCATGCCGTCCCTTCGGGACGGTTATGCTGTTTGGCTGGAATATGCACCCGCAGTGCGGCTTTTTGTGGTGTGTCATTTTTCCTTGCCATAAATAAACCTCCAAACTGAGTAGTTTTATCTTACATCAGTTTGAAGGTTTACACAAACTTTGGGATACTCCCGGTTATATATAACAGCACTTGCTTATGCATGTCAAGTACGGGCAAGAAATTCCGCCCGTAAAAAGTCTATAAGCTCCCCCCTATTCTGGTAATCGCTCTTCAAACATAATGCTTAACTCCCCATAGACCTGTCCCCAATTTCGCAGGGGCAAACTCCATTTCTTTGTGGCCTCAAAGGTGGATAAATATAGGGCTTTCAGTAATGCACTGTCACTGGGGAATACGCTTCTTTGACGGTTCAGTTTCCGATAGGTGGCATTCAGACTTTCTATCACATTTGTCGTATAAATGACCTTGCGGACCTCTGTGGAAAACTTGAAAATGGGAGATAGGGCATCCCAATTCTGCTTCCAGCTTTTCATGGAATTCGGATATTTTTCGTTCCACTTCTCTGTGACACGCTCCAAGGAATCCAATGCCTTTTCTTCGGTTGGTGCCTGATAGATGGTCTTTAAATCCGCGCAGAAAGGTTTTCTGTCCTTATCTGCCACATATTTCATGGTATTCCTTACCTGATGAACAATACAGCGTTGATATTCTGTTTTCGGAAACGCAGCAGTGATGGCCTCTTTTATTCCGTTCAATCCATCTGCACAGATAATTAAAATATCTTTCACACCACGATTCTTTCAACTATTTAGAACAGAGATCCAATATTTTGAACTATCATTTTCTCCCACTTCAATGGTCAGTACTTCTTTACAGCCATCCTTGTTTATGCCAAGAATGACATAAGCTGCAAGCTTACGGATGATCCCATTATCCCGCACAGAGTAATGAATCGCATCAATATAGAGCACGGGGTAAACGTCAGAAAAAGGGCGGTTCTGCCAGTCCTCAATCTGGGGCATGATCTTATCGGTAACATCTGAAATAAATCCCTTCTGAGGCCTCAAATCCATAGATATCCTCCAGTGTGTCAGAAATCTGTCTGGTGGTCATACCTTTTGAATACATGGAGATAATTTTCTGGTCGATGTCAGAAATGTCTTTCTGACGTTTCTTGGCTACCTTTGGTTCGAAGGTGGATTTGCGGTCATGGGGAACTTGGATGTCCATGCTTCCATAGCTACTGTTGATACGTTTTGATTTATAACCATTGCGGTAATCATCGCTGTCGGAACGTTCTGATTTTTCGTAGCCAAGATGTTCCCCCATCTCTGATTCCATCATTTCTTTAATGGTGCCGCCAAGCAGATCCTTAAGTGCATCCTGGATATCTTCTGCAGACTGGATGTCGTACTCCTGCAGAAGCTGCTGAATGATGTTTCGCTTTCCATCTGTCATTTGTAGTTTGTGTACTGTTTTCTTTTCTCTTGCCATAATAAAAGGCCTCCTATGATTTTTTATTTTACCATAGAAGAACTTATAAAATCTTATTTACAGAAAAACTTTCACAGACTCATTAATTACGCTATTGAATTAATCCTTTAGTTTATTTTGGGTACATAGGGCTTTTCGACTCTCTCAAATTCGATTTGATTTTTGTTTGCAGGCTAGAAACTAAACTTCTCCCTGTCAATATTTTTTCCTTCAATTGATTTCTGATAAATCCCTTATACTTTGATTGCCGTATAAAGAGATTTATGTTATATTTACTTGGAAAATAATATTAATTAGGAGAAAATAATGAAATTCAATTCTAAGGACAAATTATTTATAATTTGCTGTATTTCAATTTTATTTATAAGTATATTTACATTATGTTATTATCTCTTTCCATATCAGGGTTTAAGATATGACAGCGAAGCTTTCTATCCGGTTGTAAGTGAACATTCTTTAATTGAATTGAACGAAAATACCACTGTTTCACAAAACTTCAATTCTGAAAATATTCATTTGAAAGGATTAAAATATTATGTAATCAAAGGAGAATCAGAAATTACTGGCTCTTTACATGTATCAATAATGGATAATGACAGAAATTTAATATTAGATAGAGAAGTACCATTTACAGACATTCAAAATGCTGAGTGGTACTCT includes:
- a CDS encoding phage tail tape measure protein; the encoded protein is MSKNDNKIDVSIQITDSQETIQKKLSKAARNLKIEASLGENSKEKSSMLSKWLNMTKIIKVADIAIKSMANQVIKLNTAETDLAMAANMTKPQMTALISSYSKLGAELKATVTDITQLGTEWLKHGKTVAETTTLIKDAMVLSKIGNLSSAESTKYLASIMDGYKISAEGAMNIVDKLSSVDVASGANIGGLAAGISEVAKNADSAGISFDKLIGYFAAVGDSSQAATTNLSGSINAVLSRMENIELSKLEDYENNGESLSGIEAVLGKENISLRDSSDSFRDLGEVLDEVGSKWNSYSEASQSAVAGAFAGSEHSDNFAILMGNYDNAMKYAEISLDSSGQAMEKFSVYQESLTSKTEEFKNAFIGLSTTVLDSDFLKDIIESGTSLINIFDANIGKLGVIPTLSAGIGAALSIKNVGGARMFALKI
- a CDS encoding ATP-binding protein — its product is MTDELLLTNNYTLSSIANMWKNTGSKKDLSSKFIVTQNDIQDKLIKVDELYKPLNNFDANSILSQLQKIDMQVQKGKRTWHNYFNGFKEDERWQIDFVKNTVLQTASTEDVIKAQNAARDSDIKYNNSLKQMTLSARRASISKVRIMAYTQKNYTYNDKLSTDENLLLDKLFKLRLSHMSEALEKQFLNPNTALEDFHTRISEIIHYEWDQRQNTKFNKLLKKASLKYPTADFDSGLYESDRMLDTHTIELLQKCEWIDEPKNLLITGSAGAGKTYIANALCITALQQLRTVKYIRANALLLESEKARQLGHAYDYTNQMAAYDLLVIDDFGLMELSMDKCRDLFEIIETRDCKKATMIVSQLPVIKWWDLFKDNTYADACLSRMTSKAYRLECNGRDMRK